In the genome of Nocardioides seonyuensis, one region contains:
- a CDS encoding NAD(P)-dependent oxidoreductase: protein MNITIFGATGTIGRLLVEQALAAGHDVIAFTRDASRVPVRHDRLQVAEGDVTDPAACLPVVKDADAVVVALGAGRKGVVREAGTRAVVRAMEQSGGGRLVCQSTIGVGSSRANLDLWWKYVMFGALLRPAYGDHVRQERVVEASDLAWTIVRPSAFADQSPGPVRHGFGPGEDGLRLKIGRDDVAAFLLAQVDDATYLHRAVSVSS, encoded by the coding sequence ATGAACATCACCATCTTCGGAGCCACCGGCACGATCGGCCGCCTGCTGGTCGAGCAGGCCCTGGCCGCCGGTCACGACGTCATCGCCTTCACCCGCGACGCCTCGCGGGTCCCCGTCCGGCACGACAGGCTCCAGGTCGCCGAGGGCGACGTGACGGATCCCGCCGCGTGCCTGCCGGTCGTCAAGGACGCCGATGCGGTCGTGGTCGCGCTCGGCGCGGGGCGCAAGGGCGTGGTGCGCGAGGCGGGCACCCGCGCCGTCGTACGAGCCATGGAGCAGTCCGGTGGAGGGCGGCTCGTGTGCCAGTCCACCATCGGCGTCGGGTCGAGCCGGGCCAACCTCGACCTGTGGTGGAAGTACGTCATGTTCGGGGCACTGCTGCGGCCGGCGTACGGCGACCACGTGCGGCAGGAGCGCGTGGTAGAGGCGAGCGACCTCGCGTGGACCATCGTGCGTCCCTCCGCCTTCGCCGACCAGAGCCCGGGACCGGTACGACACGGCTTCGGTCCCGGCGAGGACGGACTGCGGCTGAAGATCGGCCGGGACGACGTCGCAGCCTTCCTGCTCGCGCAGGTGGATGACGCCACCTACCTGCATCGGGCGGTGTCGGTCTCGTCGTGA
- a CDS encoding DUF1772 domain-containing protein — translation MTTTTTLGVVTLMGATITTAMAAGLLFCFAHSVMPGLGTLDDRAFLTGFQRIDAAISNRWMGLTFLGSPVLILASLLLHLPGRGPVLAWLAAAMALVVATFVITGVVNVPLNTAVQEAAPEMADAAGLRGRFEERWVLWNIVRTATSTGSLAALCWALFLTGRSAG, via the coding sequence ATGACGACGACCACCACTCTCGGCGTCGTGACCCTGATGGGCGCGACGATCACGACCGCCATGGCCGCCGGGTTGCTCTTCTGCTTCGCGCACTCGGTGATGCCAGGGCTCGGGACGCTGGACGACCGCGCGTTCCTCACGGGGTTCCAGCGGATCGACGCAGCGATCTCGAACCGCTGGATGGGCCTGACCTTCCTCGGCAGTCCGGTGCTGATCCTCGCCTCGTTGCTCCTGCACCTGCCCGGGCGCGGTCCGGTCCTGGCCTGGTTGGCCGCAGCGATGGCGCTCGTCGTGGCGACCTTCGTGATCACCGGGGTGGTCAACGTCCCGTTGAACACGGCGGTCCAGGAGGCGGCCCCGGAGATGGCTGACGCCGCTGGGCTGCGGGGCCGCTTCGAGGAGCGCTGGGTGCTCTGGAACATCGTGCGCACCGCGACGTCGACCGGTTCGCTCGCGGCCCTCTGCTGGGCCCTCTTCCTCACCGGTCGATCGGCCGGCTGA
- a CDS encoding YihY/virulence factor BrkB family protein: protein MTTARTVPVTTEMDGDELDAEDAWHVARRHGLRTVLVGSFVRFRYGDGFTNSRALALQACLAVVPFLLAVMGLAADIDDDRPARVVAATVNAVSPASGDDDAIVEALAGGSEGVGEVALFLGLFFAALSMTTAMAQIERGSNRIYGIRRDRPALFKYGRAAVLTAVFAVPVGLGFLVLVAGGAFGDAMVTEYGWSDRTHALWQWGRWPLGLLTLVVTIAVLFNHAPRRHQPALSWLALGSGVAVVLSMTAAAGLAAYVNASGSFSSTYGPLAGVFALLLWSLLSSISLFYGIAICAQLEALRAGQPDPAYDDPGRPHRKTVDEGLGSDR, encoded by the coding sequence ATGACGACCGCCCGCACCGTCCCCGTGACCACGGAGATGGACGGCGACGAGCTCGACGCCGAGGACGCGTGGCACGTCGCCCGCCGCCATGGCCTCCGGACGGTCCTGGTCGGCTCGTTCGTGCGCTTCCGCTATGGCGACGGCTTCACCAACAGCCGCGCCCTCGCGCTCCAGGCATGCCTGGCGGTGGTGCCGTTCCTGCTCGCCGTCATGGGGTTGGCCGCCGACATCGACGACGACCGCCCGGCGCGTGTCGTGGCGGCGACGGTCAACGCCGTCTCCCCGGCCAGCGGGGACGACGACGCGATCGTCGAGGCGCTGGCGGGAGGATCGGAGGGCGTCGGCGAGGTCGCGCTCTTCCTCGGCCTCTTCTTCGCAGCCCTGTCGATGACGACCGCGATGGCGCAGATCGAGCGCGGCAGCAACCGGATCTACGGCATCCGCCGCGACCGGCCCGCGTTGTTCAAGTACGGCCGGGCCGCGGTCCTCACCGCCGTCTTCGCCGTGCCGGTCGGGCTGGGCTTCCTGGTGCTGGTCGCCGGCGGGGCGTTCGGCGACGCGATGGTCACCGAGTACGGGTGGTCGGACCGCACGCACGCGCTCTGGCAGTGGGGCCGCTGGCCGCTGGGACTGCTCACCCTCGTCGTCACCATCGCCGTGCTCTTCAACCACGCCCCCCGCCGTCACCAGCCGGCGTTGTCCTGGCTCGCCCTCGGGTCGGGCGTGGCCGTGGTGCTGAGCATGACCGCGGCGGCCGGGCTGGCGGCGTACGTCAATGCCAGCGGCTCGTTCAGCAGCACCTACGGGCCGCTCGCCGGCGTCTTCGCGCTGCTGCTGTGGAGCCTGCTCTCGTCGATCTCGCTGTTCTACGGCATCGCGATCTGCGCGCAGCTCGAGGCCTTGCGGGCCGGTCAGCCGGATCCGGCGTACGACGACCCGGGTCGCCCGCACCGCAAGACGGTCGACGAGGGGCTTGGGTCCGACAGGTAG
- a CDS encoding S8 family serine peptidase: protein MKRGTTRRLVALTAALATASTGALMAPGSAGASPELAPTSLATPTAVPTDEAGNGKVIVAFADGVVPAGALGVLRDLGVERAIELPSIGAVAVTADLPVVDLLAAVPGVVAVEPQRRLVSYLYASKEQINANGLDQPAGYTTRVGRRRVAGTRPGVTGEGVTVAVLDSGIFAGHPDFGDRVVKGLNFSYSEVSQQAGFSAEQWDTYAESTGTLALQDEIGHGTHVASTVGGDGSMSAAQGGPDLAGVAPDASFISMRVATPGFGTVDDIDWEEAALAAFDWTIRHRDEHGIDITQNSWGLLPTEPNCLGLDCGEPTDFDAMSRMIASVVDSGVHVVFSAGNDGPEPGTIGGYHDPANGAVLVGAACKSVDSSGCVEGQQMTDFSSRGVADGTGPQVDVVAPGDTIMAALSPSVLAPLTECAEIQTPGYFCISGTSMASPHVSGVVALMLEANPQATPAQVKDCLLSTAVDMMSTGFDIHSGQGMVDAEAAVTCAHAHTVTKTRG from the coding sequence ATGAAGCGCGGAACGACTCGACGACTGGTGGCACTGACCGCTGCCCTCGCAACGGCGAGCACCGGAGCCCTGATGGCACCGGGATCCGCGGGGGCGAGCCCAGAGCTGGCCCCGACCTCGTTGGCGACTCCCACCGCGGTGCCCACCGACGAAGCGGGGAACGGCAAGGTCATCGTCGCCTTCGCCGATGGTGTGGTCCCGGCCGGCGCACTCGGGGTGCTGCGCGACCTCGGGGTCGAGCGCGCGATCGAGCTGCCGTCGATCGGCGCCGTGGCGGTGACGGCGGACCTGCCGGTCGTCGACCTGCTGGCGGCGGTTCCGGGGGTCGTCGCCGTGGAGCCGCAACGGCGGCTGGTGTCGTACCTCTATGCCTCCAAGGAGCAGATCAACGCGAACGGCCTCGACCAGCCGGCGGGCTACACGACCCGCGTCGGCCGCCGGCGCGTCGCCGGCACGCGACCTGGGGTCACCGGCGAGGGGGTGACGGTCGCGGTGCTCGACTCGGGCATCTTCGCGGGGCACCCGGACTTCGGTGACCGCGTGGTGAAGGGACTCAACTTCTCCTACTCCGAGGTGTCCCAGCAGGCCGGCTTCTCGGCCGAGCAGTGGGACACCTACGCCGAGTCGACCGGCACGCTGGCGCTGCAGGACGAGATCGGGCACGGCACCCATGTCGCGAGCACTGTCGGCGGCGACGGCAGCATGTCCGCGGCCCAGGGTGGTCCCGACCTCGCGGGTGTCGCGCCCGACGCCTCCTTCATCTCGATGAGGGTGGCCACCCCAGGTTTCGGGACGGTTGACGACATCGACTGGGAGGAGGCCGCGCTCGCCGCCTTCGACTGGACCATCCGGCACCGCGACGAGCACGGCATCGACATCACCCAGAACTCCTGGGGTCTGCTGCCGACCGAGCCCAACTGTCTCGGCCTGGACTGCGGTGAGCCGACCGACTTCGACGCGATGTCGCGCATGATCGCCTCGGTCGTCGACAGTGGCGTCCACGTCGTGTTCTCGGCCGGGAACGACGGACCCGAGCCGGGCACGATCGGCGGCTACCACGATCCCGCCAACGGCGCGGTCCTCGTGGGCGCTGCCTGCAAGTCCGTCGACTCCTCCGGGTGTGTAGAAGGCCAGCAGATGACGGACTTCTCCAGCCGTGGCGTCGCCGACGGCACGGGCCCGCAGGTCGACGTCGTCGCGCCCGGCGACACCATCATGGCCGCCCTGTCGCCGTCGGTGCTCGCTCCGCTGACGGAGTGCGCGGAGATCCAGACGCCCGGCTACTTCTGCATCTCCGGCACGTCGATGGCGTCGCCGCACGTCTCGGGCGTCGTGGCGCTCATGCTCGAGGCCAACCCTCAGGCGACGCCGGCCCAGGTGAAGGACTGTCTGCTCTCGACCGCGGTCGACATGATGTCCACAGGGTTCGACATCCACTCCGGTCAGGGCATGGTCGACGCGGAGGCAGCCGTCACCTGTGCCCACGCGCACACGGTGACGAAGACGCGAGGCTGA
- a CDS encoding nucleoside deaminase, which translates to MGESVEELTPEDLVHLRRCVDLAREALDDGDEPFGSVLVGPDGVVLHEDRNRTAGGDQTRHPELELARWAAANVAPQVRPECTVYTSGEHCPMCAAGHAWVGLGRIVYAASTAQLTEWRSGWDLPDGPVAALPINAVAPGVPVAGPAPELADELRALHRQHADRASRQQ; encoded by the coding sequence ATGGGCGAGTCGGTGGAGGAGCTGACGCCTGAGGACCTCGTGCACCTCCGCCGTTGCGTGGACCTCGCCCGCGAGGCACTCGACGACGGCGACGAGCCCTTCGGGTCGGTGCTGGTCGGCCCCGACGGGGTCGTGCTCCACGAGGACCGCAACCGCACCGCCGGTGGCGACCAGACACGCCACCCCGAGCTTGAGCTGGCCCGCTGGGCGGCGGCGAACGTGGCGCCGCAGGTGCGGCCCGAGTGCACCGTCTACACGTCGGGCGAGCACTGCCCGATGTGCGCGGCCGGCCACGCCTGGGTGGGGCTGGGCCGGATCGTCTACGCAGCCTCCACGGCACAGCTCACCGAGTGGCGAAGCGGTTGGGACCTGCCGGACGGCCCGGTGGCGGCGCTGCCCATCAACGCGGTGGCGCCCGGAGTGCCCGTCGCCGGGCCCGCGCCCGAGCTGGCCGACGAGCTGCGCGCACTGCACCGGCAGCACGCCGACCGGGCCTCGAGGCAGCAGTAG
- a CDS encoding SRPBCC family protein yields MTTQGDTVSWTRGTAPVGDTAVFEIYIKTTPERLWEAITDPAMRAKYSFGIGTESDWTNGSTYRAEGPGGVTVSEGENLVVEPPRLLVQSFNALWSDEVRAQGTTRVTWEIEPVGDSCRLTVVHDQLPASANAELYGGWPMILSGLKTLLETGELLTTPGSQMYGEG; encoded by the coding sequence ATGACCACCCAAGGCGACACCGTCTCCTGGACCCGGGGCACCGCCCCGGTCGGGGACACCGCAGTGTTCGAGATCTACATCAAGACCACGCCCGAGCGGCTCTGGGAGGCGATCACCGATCCCGCGATGCGCGCGAAGTACAGCTTCGGCATCGGGACGGAGTCCGACTGGACGAACGGCTCCACCTACCGCGCTGAAGGCCCGGGCGGCGTGACGGTCTCCGAGGGGGAGAACCTCGTCGTCGAGCCACCACGCCTGCTGGTGCAGTCGTTCAACGCCCTGTGGAGCGACGAGGTCAGGGCCCAGGGGACCACTCGTGTCACGTGGGAGATCGAGCCGGTCGGCGACTCCTGCCGGCTCACCGTCGTGCACGACCAGCTCCCCGCGTCGGCGAACGCCGAGCTCTACGGCGGCTGGCCGATGATCCTCTCCGGGCTCAAGACGCTGCTCGAGACCGGCGAGCTGCTCACCACGCCGGGCTCCCAGATGTACGGCGAGGGCTGA
- a CDS encoding ArsR/SmtB family transcription factor, whose protein sequence is MDEVFKALADQTRRDLLDALFAQDGQTLTALEERVPMTRFGVMKHLKVLEEAGLVVTRKRGREKLHFLNPVPIRLIHDRWVSKYSEPWAAALTELKTQLEDES, encoded by the coding sequence GTGGACGAGGTGTTCAAGGCACTGGCCGACCAGACCCGGCGGGACCTTCTCGACGCCCTCTTCGCCCAGGACGGCCAGACCCTGACCGCCCTCGAGGAGCGGGTGCCGATGACGCGCTTCGGGGTGATGAAGCACCTCAAGGTCCTGGAGGAGGCCGGGCTCGTGGTGACCCGCAAGCGCGGCCGCGAGAAGCTCCACTTCCTCAACCCCGTCCCGATCCGGCTCATCCACGACCGCTGGGTGAGCAAGTACTCCGAGCCGTGGGCCGCCGCGCTCACCGAGCTCAAGACACAGCTGGAGGACGAGTCATGA
- a CDS encoding S-adenosylmethionine:tRNA ribosyltransferase-isomerase: MAVLAEEPQVRFEPSSFASSPPEWRGLARDEVRLLVGTREGIVHTHFRRIADHLRPGDVLVVNRSATIAGEVDAAHEGRPIVLHVGAELEQGRRVVELRTAPDAGRAVLDASPGDVVEAGRAQLRLVEPWPTGRPSSPTGVGNRLWQASVEGDLTAALRRHGRPIAYGYLDRRFPLAAYQTVFASVPGSAEMASAGRPFTHELVTDLVAGGVLFAPITLHTGFSSQEAGEAPGPEWFEVPASSARLVNEARAAGARVIAVGTTATRAIESAVRGGRVTAASGWTERVVTPADPPRAVDGLVTGWHDPHASHLLLVESVAGGALVQSSYDEAVAHGYLWHEFGDSALLIG, translated from the coding sequence ATGGCCGTCCTGGCAGAGGAGCCCCAGGTGCGCTTCGAGCCGTCGTCCTTCGCGTCCAGCCCGCCCGAGTGGCGAGGGCTCGCGCGGGACGAGGTCCGGTTGCTGGTCGGAACACGAGAGGGGATCGTGCACACGCACTTCCGCAGGATCGCGGACCACCTGCGTCCGGGCGACGTGCTGGTCGTGAACCGGTCCGCCACCATCGCGGGGGAGGTGGACGCGGCCCACGAGGGACGGCCCATCGTCCTGCACGTCGGCGCGGAGCTCGAGCAGGGGCGTCGGGTCGTGGAGCTCCGTACCGCCCCGGACGCCGGTCGTGCGGTCCTCGACGCGTCACCCGGAGACGTGGTCGAGGCGGGGAGGGCGCAGCTGCGGCTGGTCGAGCCGTGGCCGACGGGGCGACCGTCCTCACCCACGGGCGTCGGCAACCGCTTGTGGCAGGCGAGCGTGGAGGGGGACCTGACGGCGGCCCTGCGACGGCACGGACGGCCGATCGCCTACGGCTACCTCGACCGGCGCTTCCCGCTCGCGGCCTACCAGACCGTCTTCGCGTCCGTCCCGGGCAGTGCGGAGATGGCGTCGGCGGGTCGACCGTTCACCCACGAGCTGGTCACCGACCTGGTCGCTGGGGGAGTGCTGTTCGCGCCGATCACGTTGCACACCGGTTTCTCCTCCCAGGAGGCCGGCGAGGCGCCGGGGCCCGAGTGGTTCGAGGTCCCGGCATCCTCAGCGCGTCTGGTCAACGAAGCTCGAGCGGCCGGGGCGCGGGTGATCGCTGTCGGCACCACCGCCACCCGCGCGATCGAGTCCGCGGTGCGCGGCGGTCGGGTCACCGCAGCCTCCGGCTGGACGGAGCGGGTCGTGACTCCGGCCGACCCGCCGCGCGCGGTCGACGGGCTGGTCACCGGGTGGCACGACCCGCACGCCTCCCACCTGCTGCTGGTGGAGTCCGTCGCCGGCGGCGCCCTGGTGCAGTCGTCGTACGACGAAGCGGTGGCGCACGGATACCTGTGGCACGAGTTCGGCGACTCGGCGCTGCTCATCGGCTGA
- a CDS encoding SDR family NAD(P)-dependent oxidoreductase: protein MKTTTQAPVALITGGTAGLGLALTRALAAQGWWVITDGRNEGRVKEADLPENVTVIVGDITDAEHRAGLVNTVAALGRLDLLVHNASTLGPLPMRPLPEVGIPDLQQVWRTNIGAPLVLTGRLLPRLLGSDGVLLSISSDAAVHHYETWGLYGASKAALDHVTLTFAAETGVTAYAVDPGDMRTQMHQDAFPGQDISDRPLPENVVPHLLRLLEARPASGRYRAEDF from the coding sequence ATGAAAACCACCACGCAAGCACCCGTCGCGCTCATCACCGGGGGGACCGCAGGCCTCGGGCTCGCCCTCACGAGGGCGCTGGCCGCCCAGGGCTGGTGGGTGATCACCGACGGACGCAACGAGGGGCGCGTCAAGGAGGCCGACCTTCCCGAGAACGTCACCGTGATCGTCGGCGACATCACCGATGCCGAGCACCGGGCAGGCCTCGTCAACACCGTTGCCGCGCTGGGTCGACTGGACCTCCTGGTCCACAACGCCAGCACCCTGGGGCCTCTCCCGATGCGCCCGCTCCCCGAGGTCGGGATCCCCGACCTCCAGCAGGTGTGGCGCACGAACATCGGCGCACCGCTGGTCCTGACCGGGCGACTCCTGCCACGCCTGCTGGGCAGCGACGGCGTCCTGCTGTCGATCAGCTCCGACGCGGCGGTCCACCACTACGAGACATGGGGGCTGTACGGCGCCAGCAAGGCCGCGCTCGACCACGTCACCCTCACCTTCGCTGCCGAGACCGGGGTGACGGCGTACGCCGTCGATCCCGGGGACATGCGGACCCAGATGCACCAGGACGCGTTCCCCGGGCAGGACATCTCCGACCGGCCGCTGCCGGAGAACGTCGTCCCGCACCTTCTGCGCCTCCTCGAGGCGAGGCCGGCGTCGGGTCGCTACCGGGCGGAGGACTTCTGA
- the soxR gene encoding redox-sensitive transcriptional activator SoxR — protein sequence MDKHDLLTIGAVVQRSGFAASALRFYESEGLIQAHRSGSGQRRFERSVLRRLGFIRAASNVGLTLDEIKEELGRLPSNRTPTKADWHRISRSWRSRLDQRIAALERLRDGLESCIGCGCLSLRTCAFSNPGDVAASSPKAPGAVLLPDSLRKPHPSRR from the coding sequence TTGGACAAGCACGACCTGCTGACGATCGGGGCTGTCGTCCAACGGAGCGGCTTCGCGGCCTCGGCGCTCCGGTTCTACGAGTCCGAAGGGCTGATCCAGGCGCACCGGTCCGGCTCTGGCCAGCGCCGGTTCGAGCGCAGCGTCCTGCGCCGGCTGGGGTTCATCCGGGCCGCGTCCAACGTCGGCCTGACCCTCGACGAGATCAAGGAGGAGCTCGGGCGGCTCCCCTCGAACCGCACGCCGACCAAGGCCGACTGGCACCGCATCTCCCGCTCCTGGCGCAGCCGCCTCGACCAGCGGATCGCCGCCCTCGAGCGTCTCCGGGACGGCCTGGAGTCGTGCATCGGCTGCGGCTGCCTGAGCCTTCGCACCTGTGCCTTCTCGAACCCCGGCGACGTCGCGGCCTCCTCCCCCAAGGCCCCCGGCGCCGTGCTGCTCCCGGACTCCCTCCGCAAGCCCCACCCGAGTCGCCGCTGA
- a CDS encoding thioesterase family protein, protein MAYFQQTGPATYLPTEHVGGAWDPDEQHIAPALGLLAHVVEQDRDLRRDDRLLPARLSYDIWGTVPMEEVETSVRVLRPGRTIELVEATLSHGRRTIVTLRAWLMSTTDTSQIAGTHVPAAGQPTDVEKWDPTTVWPGGFIAAAHVRRSEIEPGRATFWVRTDETLVEGQQASSLARAAGLLDISNGMTVRVDPRTVAFPNLDLTAHLMREPVGDWLGFDTSVSFGAQGVGVTSTVLHDETGLLGTMSQILTIRPG, encoded by the coding sequence GTGGCCTACTTTCAGCAGACCGGGCCGGCGACCTACCTGCCCACCGAGCACGTCGGCGGCGCTTGGGATCCCGACGAGCAGCACATCGCCCCGGCGCTCGGCCTCCTCGCGCACGTGGTCGAGCAGGACCGCGACCTCCGTCGCGACGACCGGCTACTGCCCGCGCGGTTGTCGTACGACATCTGGGGCACCGTCCCCATGGAGGAGGTCGAGACCTCGGTCCGCGTGTTGCGACCCGGGCGAACCATCGAGCTGGTCGAGGCGACGCTCAGTCATGGGCGACGGACCATCGTCACGCTGCGCGCCTGGCTGATGAGCACGACTGACACCTCGCAGATCGCCGGCACCCACGTGCCGGCTGCCGGGCAACCCACCGATGTTGAGAAATGGGACCCGACCACCGTGTGGCCCGGGGGCTTCATCGCCGCTGCCCACGTGCGCCGCTCGGAGATCGAGCCCGGCCGCGCCACCTTCTGGGTCCGCACCGACGAGACGCTCGTCGAAGGTCAGCAGGCCAGCTCCCTGGCCCGGGCGGCCGGGCTGCTCGACATCAGCAACGGCATGACCGTGCGCGTTGACCCGCGGACGGTCGCGTTCCCCAACCTTGACCTCACCGCCCATCTGATGCGCGAACCCGTGGGCGACTGGCTCGGCTTCGACACCTCGGTCTCGTTCGGTGCCCAGGGCGTCGGCGTGACCAGCACCGTGCTGCACGACGAGACCGGACTCCTCGGAACGATGTCGCAGATCCTGACGATCCGTCCGGGGTGA
- a CDS encoding FAD-dependent oxidoreductase has product MGERLVVVGGGMAAVRLVEGLVGSPWHVTVLSEEDHPPYNRILLSAVLEGAHAPDALTLRSQEWFDEHGVDLRLGTRVEEVDRTAHEVVLVGGARVPYDRLVLATGAIPTLPPIRGLVRPDGTLHPSVHPFRSLADCRRLDAAVAAGRRAVVVGGGLLGLQVARALAVRGVDTEVVEGAEHLLASQVDPAGGEILARDLRRLGTEVYAGARAVRLHPRETGGAGLRLDNGHVLETDLVVLTAGGRPSTALARRAGLMVRRGVVVDSTLASVTDARIHAIGDCASHRGRVTGFVPPAWEQAGVLAAVLRGEEASYDGSRSVARLRATGLDVAVLGEPTRATGQVVEMSNPVTGSHRRLVVDGGRIVAAALVGDLSRVGLITQLYDRGTILGNAEPGALLAPERVDLDPAAVVLPDEAEVCACAGVTAGAVRACASYDDCRERTRATTGCGGCVSVVRSLLTASA; this is encoded by the coding sequence ATGGGTGAACGGCTCGTCGTCGTCGGCGGCGGCATGGCGGCGGTGCGGCTCGTGGAGGGGCTCGTCGGCTCGCCGTGGCACGTCACGGTCCTGTCCGAGGAGGACCATCCGCCCTACAACCGCATCCTGCTCTCGGCCGTGCTCGAGGGCGCGCACGCGCCCGACGCCCTGACCCTGCGGTCGCAGGAGTGGTTCGACGAGCACGGGGTCGACCTACGCCTCGGCACGAGGGTCGAAGAGGTGGACCGGACTGCGCACGAGGTCGTGCTCGTCGGAGGCGCGCGGGTCCCCTACGACCGCCTGGTCCTGGCGACCGGAGCCATCCCGACTCTCCCGCCGATCCGTGGCCTGGTGCGACCGGACGGGACCCTCCACCCCTCCGTCCACCCCTTCCGCTCCTTGGCGGACTGCCGCCGTCTCGACGCCGCGGTCGCTGCTGGCCGCCGGGCCGTCGTCGTCGGCGGCGGACTGCTGGGCCTGCAGGTCGCCCGGGCCCTCGCCGTGCGGGGCGTGGACACGGAGGTGGTCGAGGGGGCCGAGCACCTGCTCGCCAGCCAGGTCGACCCTGCCGGAGGGGAGATCCTGGCGCGCGACCTGCGCCGCCTCGGCACGGAGGTCTACGCCGGTGCGCGCGCGGTGCGGCTGCACCCGCGCGAGACAGGCGGCGCCGGCCTCCGGCTCGACAACGGCCACGTCCTGGAGACCGATCTCGTGGTCCTGACCGCCGGGGGCCGGCCCTCCACCGCCCTTGCACGCCGGGCCGGGTTGATGGTGCGACGCGGGGTGGTGGTCGACAGCACCCTCGCCTCGGTCACCGACGCGCGCATCCACGCGATCGGGGACTGCGCCTCACACCGTGGGCGGGTGACCGGCTTCGTCCCGCCGGCGTGGGAGCAGGCTGGCGTGCTCGCCGCCGTGCTGCGTGGTGAGGAGGCGTCGTACGACGGCTCCCGCAGTGTTGCCCGACTGCGCGCCACCGGGTTGGACGTCGCCGTCCTGGGCGAGCCCACCCGTGCCACCGGCCAGGTGGTCGAGATGTCCAACCCGGTGACGGGATCGCACCGGCGGCTCGTCGTCGACGGTGGCCGCATCGTCGCCGCGGCGCTGGTCGGCGACCTGTCGCGGGTCGGCCTGATCACGCAGCTCTACGACCGCGGGACGATCCTGGGGAACGCCGAGCCCGGCGCACTGCTCGCGCCCGAGCGCGTCGACCTCGACCCCGCGGCTGTCGTACTGCCCGACGAGGCCGAGGTGTGTGCGTGCGCAGGCGTCACTGCGGGCGCGGTCCGGGCCTGTGCGTCGTACGACGACTGCCGTGAGAGGACACGTGCCACCACGGGGTGCGGCGGGTGCGTCTCCGTGGTGAGGTCCCTGCTCACCGCGTCAGCATGA